In Sulfitobacter sp. M39, the following proteins share a genomic window:
- a CDS encoding class I SAM-dependent methyltransferase → MHLDVQDLRNFYYRSALGRAAQHSLRTRMLELWPEAKGQTVVGFGFAAPLLRPYLADARRVMTLMPGPQGVMPWPAGMPNTSVLTEETLWPIETGHVDRLVLMHGLETSDRQGDLLEECWRVLGPGGKALFIVPNRAGFWARSDITPFGYGRPYSLGQLETQLRKHQFLPERQLGALYLMPSTRRTFRRAGPLFEKVGRHMPTIMAGGAFMVEVTKLVYPPKGKVARTPARRSIRVLEGVGAVTPSAV, encoded by the coding sequence ATGCACCTTGATGTCCAAGACCTGCGCAACTTTTACTATCGCAGTGCCCTTGGCCGCGCGGCGCAGCATTCCTTGCGTACCCGCATGCTTGAGCTTTGGCCCGAGGCCAAGGGGCAGACCGTTGTGGGCTTTGGTTTCGCGGCCCCCTTGCTGCGCCCCTATCTGGCGGATGCGCGGCGGGTGATGACGCTGATGCCGGGGCCGCAGGGGGTCATGCCTTGGCCCGCGGGCATGCCCAATACCTCTGTGCTGACCGAAGAAACGCTCTGGCCGATCGAAACCGGACATGTCGACCGGCTGGTTCTGATGCACGGGCTTGAGACCTCTGACCGGCAGGGCGACCTGCTAGAGGAATGTTGGCGCGTGTTAGGGCCGGGGGGTAAAGCGCTGTTCATCGTGCCGAACCGTGCGGGGTTCTGGGCGCGTAGCGATATCACGCCCTTCGGATACGGGCGACCCTATTCACTGGGGCAGCTCGAAACGCAGCTGCGCAAACACCAGTTCCTGCCCGAGCGCCAGTTGGGCGCGCTGTATCTGATGCCCTCGACGAGACGGACGTTCCGGCGCGCGGGGCCGCTGTTTGAAAAGGTCGGGCGGCATATGCCGACGATCATGGCGGGCGGCGCGTTTATGGTCGAGGTGACCAAGCTGGTGTACCCGCCCAAGGGCAAGGTTGCACGCACGCCAGCGCGCCGGTCGATCCGCGTTTTGGAAG